The following proteins come from a genomic window of Tindallia californiensis:
- a CDS encoding GyrI-like domain-containing protein produces MNYEIVTLEEKIVVGVSDIVNCNDPNMEDSIKALWEKLYPGGVNTRIKNKVNDYAIGLYTDYTGEKCCVTAGNQVSKAENHDLSVKIIPAGSYAKFSVHGHMVKAVQDAWEKIWKMDLDRSFTGDFEEYLNSDWEEADIDLYVALK; encoded by the coding sequence ATGAATTATGAAATTGTTACTTTAGAAGAAAAAATTGTGGTAGGAGTCAGCGATATCGTTAATTGTAATGATCCTAACATGGAGGATAGCATCAAAGCGTTGTGGGAAAAACTATATCCAGGTGGTGTTAATACAAGAATTAAAAACAAAGTAAATGACTACGCTATTGGTCTTTATACGGATTACACGGGAGAGAAATGTTGTGTTACAGCAGGAAATCAGGTTTCTAAAGCAGAAAATCATGACTTGTCAGTGAAGATTATACCAGCGGGAAGCTATGCTAAGTTTTCTGTGCACGGTCATATGGTGAAAGCAGTTCAGGATGCTTGGGAAAAAATATGGAAAATGGATTTAGATAGAAGCTTTACGGGAGATTTTGAAGAATATCTGAATAGTGACTGGGAAGAAGCTGATATCGATCTTTACGTGGCGTTAAAATAA
- a CDS encoding GNAT family N-acetyltransferase, producing MKLQIREAKMSDLDSIVEIEKRCFPEAEAASKKSLQERVSIFTKSFYVAIVNDKIIGFINGSVTNEQKIHDDMFHHAKLHVPEGSYQSIFGLDVLPEYRYQGVAAQLMMHMINCAKQHSRKGVILTCKEPLIDYYSKFGFENLGVSESVHGGACWYDMMLSF from the coding sequence ATGAAACTACAGATTAGAGAAGCAAAGATGAGTGATCTTGACTCTATTGTCGAAATTGAGAAGAGATGTTTTCCAGAAGCTGAAGCCGCATCTAAAAAGTCCTTACAGGAGAGGGTAAGCATCTTTACGAAAAGCTTTTATGTTGCTATCGTCAATGACAAGATAATCGGCTTTATTAACGGAAGTGTTACGAATGAGCAGAAGATCCATGACGATATGTTCCATCATGCAAAGCTTCATGTTCCTGAGGGAAGTTATCAGAGTATCTTTGGGCTGGATGTCCTTCCGGAATATCGTTATCAAGGTGTCGCCGCACAATTGATGATGCATATGATAAATTGTGCTAAGCAACACAGCCGTAAAGGCGTTATCCTTACTTGTAAAGAACCTTTGATTGATTATTATTCGAAGTTTGGCTTTGAAAATCTGGGAGTATCTGAATCCGTTCATGGTGGTGCTTGCTGGTATGATATGATGCTATCTTTCTAG